DNA sequence from the Bufo bufo chromosome 3, aBufBuf1.1, whole genome shotgun sequence genome:
tttaaaacaaaaaatcctgCTGTTTTTGCACCGGCCACTATGTCTAATGATTGGCGCCACTTCTAGGTTTGTAGAGATTACTTTACTGCAGgtaaatcctgcctgtaatgatatcatctCTGTGTATACATAAGACAGGATacactattcacaataggtgattgtcagatctcatctattctttccttgtacaatgacctctgcacatggcacagaacatgcctagaaatctCTTACATAGAAGAAGGCAATGCGGACCCCTTCGGActgttgtgtctatggaccatggggctgccgtaaagcaattttcttaatgctttgtaaatgctgttaagaacagccccataatcatgttcaggaaataaaataaaaaatttacaatcagaaaataaaatcagattagaaaaaaaaggggatgtgctactatctgattttaactggcagataacatttttggtgacacatttcctttaatgttacaaaaaaaaaaacagagcaaagcCATTACAATAAATGTGTTTTGTGACATCCATACTATTAAATGTCACAAAATATtatttggtatccctgtaatcatAATAATCTGAACAATACAGTGAACACATTATTTATGCTGATCAGTAAACAGCAGAAATAAAAATGGCTTGATTGCTTTTTCCTTCATTTAACCCAAAATAAAAGTTGGCAGAAATGCAAATCTTAGGTGTATGGTAAAACTATGGTAAAATGATGTCTGTTATGGTTACAGTTTGACATTATGGGGCCCTGAAATTCCTATCGGCAGCCCTGCACACAACAAGGTACATCAACAGCTCATAGCAGCAAACATCAGTCCATAAAGTGCATGTCCATACGAATGATCTAACAAATCTTTCGATTTGGAAAACGGTTATCTGAAGACCTCGTTTACCCTAGGTTAGAGTTAGGAGATCCGGTAGCCTGTTCTGGCATAAATACTTGCAGTCAGCTggacaaaaaaatgctgcatgcagcGGTATGTGTCTGGCTGAAACCAAAAAGCAGCCAGATCACCACTgaaacccattaaagtcaatgggaatcTGGGTTCCTGGCATtatctggctatgccggatacggtaaactctggcaggctgttcctctaatGAGAACATACCCTAAGAGTGCTGGCACACAGCActgcattcaggatgcagttttttattttagcaaGCTGAAATTAATGAATTCATTCCCACAATGCAGAACACCAGGGGTTAACGAGGCTGCTAAACTGGCTAAATTGAAAACGGCAccctgaatgcatgtcagaactgcacccTAAGAGGGGACTCTGCACTAGGGTACATGAAAGTAATGTTTTGGGGAAAATGGAAACTTACCTATCATGTGCTTTGTCCACTCTACACAATGTCTTCCAGAAACGGCTCAGTGTTGTTACCATCTTTCTGTCCCTCTTTTTGCTTTGGGCGAATGATCGGGCAGCCCACTTTGGCGCCACACGCAGGGACAGTATGAGGGTGAGATTGAGGGGGTTGTTTATGAGGTAGATGCAGGGCAACTATAGGTCTGAGAGACCCGATCCTGTATCTTTTCCATTTTCACCTCCTATGCCTCCCTTGGTCTCTAATTAACAGTGTATACGCACCTTGTATCCTACTGGTATTCATATTCACCATTCACAGTGGTGGGGCTTATTTTATTGATTGATtgaataaacgttatgttttaaagggttaccacatatatatttttttttttctgaaacttTGTTTCCAAATGTGAAGATTACTTATACATTGTTCGTTTGGACATGCACTTTATGGACTGATATTTGATGTTACAAACTGTTGATTTACGTTGAATGTATCCTTCAGCACTGTAGTGAAAAGTTTTGCGGAAGATTTATTTGCTGTGcttcattataattttttttacgtaGCATAGGTTTCTTTCTATtgggaacacatgcatgctcagccaggCTGGATCTACTTGTGTTTGCGGGAGTTGGGAGGAATAGATGTCAGCCAAAAAGGTGGCTGACAGCTACCTAAAGTGAATGGTAAGCTTAGagggaaccggtcatcaactttatgcagcCTGTACTAATGGCAGCATAAAGTACAgataggtgagttgatttcaggggtctgtcatttataagttaaaagtaagtggttgccgagaaccaacatcacaatcattgcagactgggcctggagaagagtcacggccacctgagaagagtcctggttattcatgaattcctgctctccctgccacctgatgactgacaggcttctacctagttttctccctttctgtctagtagagaactgccaatcagcagatgggcgagagagcaggagatcatgaataaccaggactcttctcaggtagatttgactcttttcaaggcccagtctgcaatgattatgatgctggttctcagcaaccacttacttttagctcatgagtgacacaccgctgaaatcagcatttctgtcactattttatgcttccctcagtgaggtcagcataaagttgatgacaggttccctttaagttatattATTTCCAATGGCAATGCTGTTTTTTCTCCAACATGGATATGGTTAAATGAGTTGTATGAGATTAACACTGCTGCTTTCCTCGTCACCCCATTCATTTGAAAGCGAGTTTTAATCCCAAACACAGCCCCTGGACACTTTCTAAaagaaagtagccatgtttttataatctcatacaacccctttaaaagacttCGATTTGCTGCAGTTCCATCTAAACATACCATTGCTGATAAAGTGGGAAGCCACATGACACATTGGCTGGCATGTATAAATTCTGTCCTGGTCTTAATTTTTtgtggcattttatttttattgtttttattgtgttaaaaatggGAAAGGTgtgcatcttttggtttcatttTGTGGCATACAATTTTATCTAGTTTGGATATAGTGTTAGTTGTAATTTTTACATTAGGGGCTACAAAACatgtgatgggaaaaaaaatcattgtAAAGTTCGGACTAGACTTCTATCCACTTTAGCACTTAACATGAAATTTCGAGTGCTGAAATTCTTTGAAGGGTGCCAATAGGGTTTCAACATTGGTGGGGGCCAACCCTCACAAGCTTCATGGATGTGGTCTTCTGGAATGTATTTGTAAATCTCAGGGCAGAGTCTCCCTCTAAAGGCTATGGGCAGTTTTatgattgcattctactcatttttaGGTTGGTCTTTATTGGATTCTTCTCAGTTTGAGATGCAAGTCACTcttttcaattgatctttatttaaaaaaaaaaataattatctacAGATTTCATTTTGTGTGTATCTGCAGAGTGTTGCTTTCTGCTTTACAATGAATCCAacgtgtagcccttatctctgaacttctgacagcttataaacactcattattacTAAATTgaactataatgagtgtttatgagctgtcaggggtTCAGGTAAGGGCTACAGGTCaagatgtcagagctgctgtctgACAGAATCACTGAATAGGGGAAGCAGTATTCTGCAattgaaaaaatgtgatttgcagCTCAAACTGAGAAGAATGCAATAATGAAAAGAACTGTCCAATACTGGCACCAAAAAATACATTTCCAAAAATACTTGTTTAGCTTAAAACAGCAGTTGCCACCTTTTTGTTTGCTGCACCTTAACTAAAATCTCACCAAATTACatgtttttggcaaatttggacaTTCTGTTAATACGATAGGTTTGCTAGTACATGCACATCTTTACAGTATAATAAATACTGCAAGAAGTATTAGTTGTTTAGATTtattttagaaaataaaaaaatactcttAGTGCATATTTTACTTGCATTAGTTTTATTACCCTGCAAGGCACATATAGCAGATAACTTGGGGGGGGATGGTGCAACTACATTGTAATACTGGTGCGAGTATAGTCCACTTGGAATACATCACAACTGTCCATTGTTTGACAGTTCTTCTAGAAAGAGAAGCAACATAGCTGATGTTAAGAGCCTTATGATTTTAAGCAGTGCTATGAAGCTGCTATGATCTGCTATGAACCATCATGTTTTAGAGAAAAGGAACATTATGTAAAAGCAGTGAGCTACTAAACAAGAGCTTAGTCGTTGCCaggcaataaaatatatatttctgtatggTTATAAATCTGATTGTATGGCATAGGGCACAGCAACCTGACTGCGCCAATAAAGAACACTGATGTAGATATTTTGAAACTGGATTTGGTGTTGAGGCCTTATATAAAACCTTACGTGGATGACAACAAATTTCCAGCACCTCATACTAAATTATAAAAGCGGAGTCGAATACCTGCTCCCTTATATAACCTGTGCTGGTGTCACGATCTGGGGACAAAACCTTTGCTCTTCCCTATAAGAAAAAGAGTAGAAATAGTAGTTGTATCATACTTTATCATAAATTTAGTATTGTTAATGCTtttattcttaaaaagaagaattaTAGTTGAACAGATTGTGTCAGTCTAATGTACGCAGATGCAAGGTTTGGGGTACAAAATTATAAATGAACTAGGAGAAATTAGCGTCTTAATTGAGAAACACCCTCTTGCCTGTAGctaaaacttcatttttatttttttaaaggaaacATGATGCATGAAATTAAGGCAGCCTGAAGGTCAATGAACCCATATGGAAAGGAACATGCTGTGCTGTATAATTAAATATACATGATGTGCTAACACAGAAATAACCCCATTTCTTTGTTGTTTGGTTAAATATGATAGTTTGGATGCTAACACTTCTGTGAGTAACTGTCCTCTTATTGTGCTTGGAAATGAGAGATGTGCGAAGCTGAACTTGGGTCGGATTTCTTATGGCTAAACTCACTATCATGGAATAATGAATAGTGGGTTGTGAACTTCTATTTAACATATGGGATGGTTTCTATAATGTGGATATTGATTTAGCGCCTTAATACCTGAGTTTTCTAATGCTGTAGAGGTTGGCTTATCCGCAGGAATTGCTCAAAATTggctatatctcactgtactccaGCAGTGCCTTATTGCCATTATAAAGTGTGACATCTATCGAAAACTATAAAAATAACTGATAGTAATCTCAAAGCCTTTGTGTAAAGAATACTTAAGAggtaaatatacagttgcaatagtAGTTCCAGTAGAGTAGCTGAGGGCACCAGTACATTAGAACCCATGACACTTTCTTTTTCCATAATTACCTTTTTTAAACACTGATCTAATGATATCTCCTAGTTACTGGTAAAAGTTAAGGACCTGCAAGCTGTATTATTGGGCATAGCAACCTTTCAGTTAATTGCCAGGACCACAAAACCACAGGAATTCGGAATAAAAACCTTGTgagacacatacacatacacacaaaagACGTGTTGGGTGAGGTTGGATTCTATACCCGATACATACATCACTTACAGCAGAGGACATTGCTCTCTGTTTAATACAGCGTACATTGGCCTTCTTCGTCTAATTGCTGCATGTGAAAAGGGAAATGTTATGTCTTCCTTTCTGAATAAAGTCAAGCTGACATTTCGGACAACTATGGAAATGTCCATCTGAATGTAAATAGAGTACAATACTGTGTACTACGTGGGTGAGATCGATACActaggagaggaggaggatgccATTAAAGTTTGGGTCTATCTAACCTAATTCACTGGAGCACTACAGTTATATAACACACAGAGGAGGTCATGTATCTTTTACATTTGATAGATCCTATGCAGGTCTACCAATGCTATACAGTTGCTCTCCTTTAACAATGCTCTATTCATCAAATTACCTCTACGATTACTTTTCCTAGAAGCTACGGAACAATGTGCTGATATCCTATGTTTGCCAGGCCTTTGCACTGGCACTGATAAAGTGGACCGTGCTTTTTGAGAAGGCTTTTGGGAAGATAGGAGCTTTGGAAAGTTTGGCTTGGCCTTAGTCCCACCTCTCCTCTTTCTGAAACGTACAGGAGCTGTACGTGTTGGACCATTCATGACTCCTTTCAGACATTCATCCTTTAACTCCAGAGGGCAGTGTAAGCTCTCCTTTCTGGGCTTTAAGATATTAACATATCCCAAGCCTTTTTTTCTAGATATACTTTCATCCCATTCTTTCTCTCCCAAAGCAGGTGGACTTTCTACAGACTCTTTTCTCACAGATTCTTTGCTTCCTTTGGCTCTCTTTGGTGAGCTAGCTCTGGATACTTGGGACCATGGCAAACATTTGGCACTATGTGGTTTGCCATCTCCTCCATGCAAAGGGTCTAAATAGTCTTGTTTTTCTAGAACCTGTGCTTCAGGACCAAGATTCAAACTAGTTCTGTCTGTGAAAGAATCCCTCCCATCATAACCTCCTAGATCAGCTGGGGCAGAACACTGATGAAGAGGCCATGATCCTTTGCACTCTCCTTGATTCTCCTTGTCATCTCCGTTATCTTCCTGACCTCCATCAAATGCATTCTCAGCTTGGTTATTGTCTTGGCTTGTATTGGATGTTGGATTAAGGTCCTTGAGAAACACTACAATGACTGTTATGTTATCACTGGAACCAGCATCACGAGCAGATGCTACCAATTTATGGGCAACCATGCTGCTGTCTCCATTGTTTTCCTTCAGGTGGTCAGATACAACTTTCACAGCCTCATCTGGATTTACTGTGTCATAGAAACCATCACAAGCCAGAATGAGATAATCTTCAGAACCATCAAGGACCAGGGAGGCAGAGTCTGCATCACCGCAAATATATGGCTTATGCTCAGTATCCCctatatgacaaaaaaaaaactgtataaatgCTGAACAAATTCAATAATTTCAAGAAAGTATGAGGTAATTTATTTCCCATCATTTCTATAGGCAGTGCCAACTGCATGTAATATTGGATTATTATCATGAGTACTTTTTGAATAACTATTTTAGACTATTATATGTTATAATTACGTCACCACTGCTGAATTATTAATGTAACTAAAGCTATTGGGATTTCAGTTTTTTTGAAGAAAGGATAAAGGTCAGTGGAACCTACAGATATTCAGCCTTCATAAATGTGCCAAACACAGAGCATGCCTGTAGGAGAATATTACACAAACTATTGAAGAATGGCAGTGCATGTGGCAATACCAGTAAAGTAGATAATATATTAAGAAATCCCATCCACGTGCTGCCAAAAAAtatgcaacacagatgccttcagctgccaagcggacATGCAACAAGTCAGCCAGTTTTACAGGTTAaattctgctgacagatgccctttaaagaggacctttcatcacaaaatgcaatgcaatctgaaagaacCATGctttagagcaggagaagctgagcagaatgatatatattttttggggaaaagattcagtaaaaccagtAATTCATTTGTATCTTTGCTTTACTCCCTGAGCAACTATCAGTACAGGGAGAAGGtgttaccagtgactgacagctgtctcttaggcccctttcacacaagcaggTTTTCCATACAGGTGCAAGGCgcgaagtgaacgcatagcacccacactgcgttacgtgaaaatcgcagcatgttctatattcagtgtttttcacgcagcccctgtctcatagaagtgaaaaacgcattgcgtccAGATGAAAAAACGTTTTtcgctgatggttgctaggagatgttgttattcttctttttttttttcacacgcaTGAAAAACGGATTAAAACTGATAGCAtctgtgtgaaaaaaaaatgaatgcaatcgcagacaaaactgaaataATTTGGTCCCAAACTCAcgca
Encoded proteins:
- the PPM1E gene encoding protein phosphatase 1E; the protein is MSGASNEEKTCRRFLELFLGEFRGPFGEEDPIPLRPLSDHITPEEVEGECLDLCLQQLCKYNCPSFLAAALARATADEILQTDLSAYYVPKHVDGTEGIIQLETVKLAHAVFSKLHEICCSWVKDFPLCPKPHLYYDTSIHAIKNMRRKMEDKHVCIPDFNILFNLEDQEEQAYFAVFDGHGGVDAAIYASIHLHVNLVRQEVFPQDPAEALCRAFRITDESFVKKAARENLRCGTTGVVTFIRGNMLHVAWLGDSQVMLVRRGQAVELMKPHKPDREDEKHRIEALGGCVVWFGAWRVNGSLSVSRAIGDTEHKPYICGDADSASLVLDGSEDYLILACDGFYDTVNPDEAVKVVSDHLKENNGDSSMVAHKLVASARDAGSSDNITVIVVFLKDLNPTSNTSQDNNQAENAFDGGQEDNGDDKENQGECKGSWPLHQCSAPADLGGYDGRDSFTDRTSLNLGPEAQVLEKQDYLDPLHGGDGKPHSAKCLPWSQVSRASSPKRAKGSKESVRKESVESPPALGEKEWDESISRKKGLGYVNILKPRKESLHCPLELKDECLKGVMNGPTRTAPVRFRKRRGGTKAKPNFPKLLSSQKPSQKARSTLSVPVQRPGKHRISAHCSVASRKSNRRGNLMNRALLKESNCIALVDLHRIYQM